The DNA segment GCTGATGGTGCAGGTGGATGGCTCGCAGGGGCTGGTGACGGTGTTCGGCGTGGCGCCCGACCAGGCCACGCGCGAGAAGATCATCCTGTGCGCAGGCAACGTCGAAGGGGTGGACAAGGTTGAGGACAAGATGTCGGTCAACGTCGAGTCGTCCGAATCGCAGTGGCATACCGTGGTGAAGGGCGACACGCTGTGGGCAATCGCTCAGGCCGCCTACGGCAACGGCGCCGAGTACAACAAGATCTTCGAGGCCAACAAGCCGATGCTGTCGCATCCCGACAAGATCTACCCGGGCCAGAAGCTGCGCATCCCGCCCAAGGGCTGATGCCCGCGGCAACGCGAAGGCGCGTTCGGCAAAAACCCTGTATTGCACGGGCGCGCCAAACCGGCTATAGTCGGTCCCATGATTTCGCGCCAAGTCCTAATCGCCCGCACCACCCTAGGTGGCCTACTAGGCCATCAGGTCGGGACGCGCGCGCGCTGAGGACAACGCAACCCTTAGCACGGAATCCGTAAGGAACACCAACGCCCCGGCCTGCTTGTGCACGCCGGGGCGTTTTGCATTCCACAGCCGTGGAGCGCGGAACAGGCGGTAAGCCCCGGACACAGCATGCCGGGGACAGCACACCAGAAAGCTACACAGGAGCTCCACAAAATGTCTGACAAACTCATCATTTTCGACACCACCTTGCGTGACGGCGAGCAGTCGCCCGGCGCTTCCATGACCCGCGAGGAAAAGATCCGCATCGCGCGCCAGCTGGAACGCCTGAGGGTCGATGTGATCGAGGCCGGCTTTGCGGCCAGCTCCAACGGTGACTTCGAAGCGATCCGCTCGATCGCCCAGGTGGTCAAGGACTCGACCATCTGCTCGCTGGCCCGCGCCAACGACAAGGACATCGCCCGCGCTGCCGAGGCGCTCAAGCCTGCGAATTCGTTCCGCATCCACACCTTTATCGCGACGTCCGCGCTGCACATGGAGAAGAAGCTGCGCATGACGCCTGACCAGGTGTACGAGCAGGCGCGCCTGGCGGTGCGCTTTGCGCGCCAGTTCACCGACGATATCGAGTTCTCGCCCGAAGACGGCAGCCGCTCGGACATGGACTTCCTGTGCCGCGTGCTCGAAGGCGTGATCGCCGAGGGCGCGACCACCATCAACCTGCCGGACACCGTGGGCTATGCCGTGCCCGAGGGCTACGCTGAGCTGATCCGCTCGGTGCGCGAGCGCATCCCCAACTCGGACAAGGCGATCTGGTCGGTGCACTGCCATAACGACCTCGGCATGGCCGTGGCCAACTCGCTGGCAGCGGTCAAGCTGGGCGGTGCGCGCCAGGTGGAGTGCACCATCAACGGCCTTGGCGAACGCGCCGGCAATACCAGCCTGGAAGAGGTAGTGATGGCGGTGAAGACCCGTCGCGACTACTTCGACATGGACGTCGGCGTGGATACCACGCAGATCGTGCCGGCCTCCAAGCTGGTGTCGCAGATCACCGGTTTCGTGGTGCAGCCGAACAAGGCCGTGGTCGGCGCCAATGCCTTCGCGCATGCGTCGGGCATCCACCAGGATGGCGTGCTCAAGGCGCGCGACACCTACGAGATCATGCGAGCGGAGGACGTGGGCTGGTCCGCCAACAAGATCGTGCTGGGCAAGCTGTCGGGCCGCAACGCCTTCAAGCAGCGCCTGCAGGAACTCGGCATCGAGCTGGACAGCGAGAGCGAAGTCAACGCCGCCTTCACGCGCTTCAAGGAGCTGGCCGACCAGAAGGCCGAGATCTTTGATGAAGACATCATGGCGATCGTCTCGAACGAGGCCCAGCACGACGCCAACGAGCACTTCCGCTTCATCTCGCTGTCGCAGCGCTCCGAGACCGGCGAGCGCCCGCATGCGCGCGTGGTGTTCAGCATGGATGGCAAGGAGCAGAGTGGCGAAGGCGAGGGCAACGGCCCGGTGGATGCCACGCTGCATGCGATCGAGTCGCGCGTGTCCAGCGGCGCCGAGATGGTGCTGTATTCGGTGAACGCGATCACCGGCGGTACCGAGGCCCAGGGCGAAGTGACCGTGCGCCTGTCCAAGGCCGGCCGCATCGTCAACGGCGTGGGTACCGACCCGGATATCGTCGCCGCTTCGGCCAAGGCCTACCTGGCCGCGCTGAACAAGCTGCACGACAAGGCCGTGCAAAAGATCAATCCGCAGATCTGACCAAGGCTTCTGCGTTAGACGGCGGACGGCTTACCCGGCCTGAGCGTACGGACCAAGCCCGCCATTCCCGACCCGGGGATGGCGGGCTTTTTCCTGAGCGTCTACCATCGGCGGAATCTTTCATCGGGGTCGTAGAGCGGGTCGGGCGTGATCTGCGTGCGGCGCAGCACGCCGGCATCGTCGAAATAGAAGTGGAACAGCGACGGCCATACGTCTTCATGGCGGAAGCGGTAGGACCAGACCTCATTGCGCATCCGCGGAAAATACTCGACCGGCAGGCGGGTCACGCCGAAATGCTCGGCGACGTCCTCGCGGGTCCAGGTGCCGACCTGCGCCTTGTACAGCTCCAGCGTCGACAGCATGTTGCGGAAGCTGGTCAGGTTGCCGTTGCGGTCGAACTCGGCGCCATAGGCGTACTGGCCCATTGGCTGCTGGGAATAGATCCAGCGCGAAGTGCCGTCGGGCAGGTTGTAGATATCGGTGGGCGGCCCGAACATCGCCTGGACCGCCGCCTTGGGCTGGCCGACCAGCTTGGTGCCTTCCTGGACCGGCATCAGTGTGCTGCACGCGCAGAGCAGGGCGGCAGCAAGCGCCAGGGAGAGCCGGCGGGCGCTGCCGGCGATTGCAGGGTTCATGACGGCCTCGGTCAATGCTTTGTTGATATCGAAAGTGTAGTCCCGCGCCTGCCCTTGGGTGCCCTTGGCGCTGCTTTCTGCCGCTACTTCGCCCAATGTGACGGGATCCGCGCCAAATCCCGGCGAATGCTGCGCAGGCGGCCGTCATTTGCGCCCGACCGGCGTGCTGCCGTACCATCCACCGCTTTCCGGGAGAGACTATGCAGGGTATGGCGCGGTGGCGGAGTTGGCTGGGCGGCGTGTTGCTGGTGGTGGCGGCGGGTGCGTCGGCAGGTGCGTCCGCTCAGGAGCCGATCCGGCTGGGGATGATCGACGGCCTTTCCGGCCCGTTTGCCAACGCGGGCGAGGCAGTGGCGCGCAACCTGCGCCTGGCGATCGAGCGCGTCAATGCCCGCGGCGGCGTCAAGACTGCCGACGGCGCGCGGCCCTTCGAGCTGGTGACGTTCGACAGCAAGGGCAACGTCGACGAAAGCCTGATCCAGTTGCGCGCCCTGACTGACCGGCGTATTCCGTTCGTCC comes from the Cupriavidus sp. P-10 genome and includes:
- the lysM gene encoding peptidoglycan-binding protein LysM; the encoded protein is MGMFDFIKEAGEKLFGTGEAKAAQQAAAADASAEKVDAANRAAGDAIEAYIKKMGLDATGLMVQVDGSQGLVTVFGVAPDQATREKIILCAGNVEGVDKVEDKMSVNVESSESQWHTVVKGDTLWAIAQAAYGNGAEYNKIFEANKPMLSHPDKIYPGQKLRIPPKG
- a CDS encoding 2-isopropylmalate synthase, with the translated sequence MSDKLIIFDTTLRDGEQSPGASMTREEKIRIARQLERLRVDVIEAGFAASSNGDFEAIRSIAQVVKDSTICSLARANDKDIARAAEALKPANSFRIHTFIATSALHMEKKLRMTPDQVYEQARLAVRFARQFTDDIEFSPEDGSRSDMDFLCRVLEGVIAEGATTINLPDTVGYAVPEGYAELIRSVRERIPNSDKAIWSVHCHNDLGMAVANSLAAVKLGGARQVECTINGLGERAGNTSLEEVVMAVKTRRDYFDMDVGVDTTQIVPASKLVSQITGFVVQPNKAVVGANAFAHASGIHQDGVLKARDTYEIMRAEDVGWSANKIVLGKLSGRNAFKQRLQELGIELDSESEVNAAFTRFKELADQKAEIFDEDIMAIVSNEAQHDANEHFRFISLSQRSETGERPHARVVFSMDGKEQSGEGEGNGPVDATLHAIESRVSSGAEMVLYSVNAITGGTEAQGEVTVRLSKAGRIVNGVGTDPDIVAASAKAYLAALNKLHDKAVQKINPQI